The following coding sequences are from one Saccopteryx bilineata isolate mSacBil1 chromosome 3, mSacBil1_pri_phased_curated, whole genome shotgun sequence window:
- the LOC136330549 gene encoding T-cell surface glycoprotein CD1b-2-like isoform X2 — protein sequence MLLLPLLLLTDLIPGADNKRGHEHALHGPTSFHVIQISSFVNSTWTQNQGSGWLEDLQIHGWDSDSGTAIFLKPWSKGNFSDAELTEVVEAFRVYFIGFSRQIQDRVSEFELTLKPEAWLSSGPPPLPGHLLLVCHVSGFYPKPVWVMWMRGEQEHPETRQGDILPNADGTWYLRVTLDVVAGEEANLNCRVKHSSLGGQDIVLHWGHPTYTMVIILAIILPTFILLICLTLWYLRRRSYQNIQ from the exons ATGCTGCTTTTGCCACTTCTGTTGCTAACAGATCTCATCCCAGGTGCTGACAACAAGCGTGGACACGAGCATG CTCTCCATGGGCCGACCTCTTTCCATGTCATCCAGATATCATCATTTGTCAACAGCACCTGGACACAAAATCAAGGCTCAGGCTGGCTGGAAGATTTGCAGATTCATGGCTGGGATAGCGACTCGGGCACTGCCATTTTCCTGAAGCCTTGGTCCAAGGGCAACTTCAGTGATGCAGAGCTGACTGAGGTGGTGGAAGCATTTCGAGTTTATTTCATCGGATTCAGTCGGCAAATACAAGATCGTGTCAGTGAATTTGAGTTGACAT TGAAGCCCGAGGCCTGGCTTTCCAGTGGCCCCCCTCCTCTGCCTGGTCATCTGCTACTGGTGTGCCATGTCTCAGGATTTTACCCCAAACCTGTATGGGTGATGTGGATGAGGGGTGAGCAGGAGCATCCAGAAACTCGTCAAGGTGACATCTTGCCCAATGCTGATGGGACGTGGTATCTCCGAGTAACCCTGGACGttgtggctggggaggaggctaACCTGAATTGCCGAGTAAAGCACAGCAGCTTGGGAGGCCAGGACATCGTCCTCCACTGGG GACATCCTACCTACACGATGGTGATAATTTTGGCAATAATATTGCCCACCTTCATTCTTTTGATATGTCTTACATTATGGTACTTGAGGCGaag GTCATATCAGAATAtccagtga
- the LOC136330549 gene encoding T-cell surface glycoprotein CD1b-like isoform X1 has protein sequence MLLLPLLLLTDLIPGADNKRGHEHALHGPTSFHVIQISSFVNSTWTQNQGSGWLEDLQIHGWDSDSGTAIFLKPWSKGNFSDAELTEVVEAFRVYFIGFSRQIQDRVSEFELTYPFEFQGIGGCELHSGETTVSFLRNALGGLDFMSLQNNMCVPAKEGGRRAQMFCALVSEYQGLLNIIETLLSNTCPRFLLGVLNAGKAELQRQVKPEAWLSSGPPPLPGHLLLVCHVSGFYPKPVWVMWMRGEQEHPETRQGDILPNADGTWYLRVTLDVVAGEEANLNCRVKHSSLGGQDIVLHWGHPTYTMVIILAIILPTFILLICLTLWYLRRRSYQNIQ, from the exons ATGCTGCTTTTGCCACTTCTGTTGCTAACAGATCTCATCCCAGGTGCTGACAACAAGCGTGGACACGAGCATG CTCTCCATGGGCCGACCTCTTTCCATGTCATCCAGATATCATCATTTGTCAACAGCACCTGGACACAAAATCAAGGCTCAGGCTGGCTGGAAGATTTGCAGATTCATGGCTGGGATAGCGACTCGGGCACTGCCATTTTCCTGAAGCCTTGGTCCAAGGGCAACTTCAGTGATGCAGAGCTGACTGAGGTGGTGGAAGCATTTCGAGTTTATTTCATCGGATTCAGTCGGCAAATACAAGATCGTGTCAGTGAATTTGAGTTGACAT ATCCCTTTGAGTTCCAGGGTATAGGTGGCTGTGAGCTGCATTCTGGGGAGACCACTGTAAGCTTCTTGAGAAACGCTTTGGGAGGATTGGATTTCATGAGCCTCCAGAATAATATGTGTGTGCCTGCCAAGGAGGGCGGACGCAGAGCACAGATGTTTTGCGCACTCGTCTCTGAATACCAAGGTCTCCTTAATATCATAGAGACACTCCTCTCAAACACCTGTCCTCGATTTCTCTTGGGTGTTCTCAATGCAGGGAAGGCAGAACTTCAGAGACAAG TGAAGCCCGAGGCCTGGCTTTCCAGTGGCCCCCCTCCTCTGCCTGGTCATCTGCTACTGGTGTGCCATGTCTCAGGATTTTACCCCAAACCTGTATGGGTGATGTGGATGAGGGGTGAGCAGGAGCATCCAGAAACTCGTCAAGGTGACATCTTGCCCAATGCTGATGGGACGTGGTATCTCCGAGTAACCCTGGACGttgtggctggggaggaggctaACCTGAATTGCCGAGTAAAGCACAGCAGCTTGGGAGGCCAGGACATCGTCCTCCACTGGG GACATCCTACCTACACGATGGTGATAATTTTGGCAATAATATTGCCCACCTTCATTCTTTTGATATGTCTTACATTATGGTACTTGAGGCGaag GTCATATCAGAATAtccagtga